The window TAGGTGCGGCCCTGGGCGAGGTTGATCAGATCCCAGTCGCCGGTCGCGCCGTGCCCCGCGTTACCCACGTCGGTGAGCGTGAGCGTGCGCGCGTAGCTGTGTTCGTGTCCGTTCACGATGAACGCGCCTTCGGCCTGGCAACGCTGATAGACGCCGTAACCCGCTTCGTTGCCTTTGCCCCCGAGCTGCATGTCGTACTGGTTCACGTGCCAGCCGCACATACGCCAGATGTTGGTGCTCGCTCCGAGCTCCTGACGCAGGAAGTCTTCGTGACCGCTGCCCATCAAGCCCACGCCGCTCAGCACGAACTTGAAGCCCTTGTACGTGCACGCGTGCTTGACCCCGACCTCACCGACGCAGTTCACGTCGCTGATGGTGTCGAGTTCCCGCTGAATCACCTGCTGGTACTCGGTCCACTTGCTGGTGTCGTGGTTGCCCACGACCGCGAACCAAGGGATGTCGCCCAGGCCATCCTTCATCTGCTTCTCCCACGCAGCAGGATTGTCCTGATAGTCGAAGTCGCCCATGTGGATCAGCATGTCGACGTCCGAGTTCCGAATCACCGTGAGCAGGTCTTTGGCGTCCTGGGACAGGCCCTGATCGCCGAAGAACGCCACTCGGAGACCCATATCCGTAGGGATATAAGTGGTAGCTCCACCGGCTCCGCCGGCTCCACCGGAGGTGCTTCCGCCTTGACTGCCGCCAGAGCTTCCGCCCTGGGAGCTGCCAGCGCTCGCGCCGCTGCCCGCACTCGCTCCACTGCCCGCGGTCGCCCCACTGCCTGCGGTCGCCCCGCTGCCCGCGCCTCCCGAGCCTTCGGACTCACCACTCGAGGAGCAGGCGCTGAAGCCCAGAGCCACCAAACCGATCCCAGCGAGGGTAAACCACGTGTTTCTCATAGCGTTCGTTCCGGGAGTCTCGCCAGCTGCGCCGTCCACAGCAAAAGGATTGGCCAACGTAACCAACAAGTCACGCCTGTGAAGGTCGAAGCTACCCATCGACCGGCGCGCGGGAGAGCCTGTCGCGGACCTGTTGCAGTTGCAACAGCGCTGCGCTGTTCCTAGACTTCACCCCATGGCCAAGCCCGCAAAGAACCAGCGCGAACTCCGGGACGCGCTGCGCACCGCAGGGCTTCGAGCGACGATTCCGAGGGTACGCGTCCTGAGTGCCCTTGGCGCGGCAAGCACGCCGTTGAGCCACGGGGACATCGCCGATGGCTTGGCGGAGGAAGGCTTCGATCGGGCCACCATCTATCGCAACTTGATCGACCTGACCGACGCCGGCTTGGTACGTCGCAGCGATCTCGGCGACCACGTGTGGCGCTTTGAGCTCGCCTCAGGTGACCACCACGAACACGACGACAGCCACGCCCACTTCGTGTGTGCCTCCTGCGGCGCCGTGGAGTGCCTGCCGGTGGAGAGCGTCACGCTGTCGCCCGGACGCGGAGCTCCGAAGGCGCTCAAAGGCAGCGACCTCGAGATCCAAGTCCGCGGCCTGTGCGACAGCTGCGCCTAGAAGAACAACTCGTTCCAGCTCACCTCAGCGGCGGCGCGCGAGCTCGCCCACCAAGCGCTGGAGAGTGGACAGCGCGGTGGTGATCTTTCCGAGGAAACTCGGCGAGTGAGGGATCAGCGTGAAGTTCGGATGCTGGGACCAGAGGCGCCGTAGCTTGAGATCCAGTGCCACAGCCTCGGTTTGGCTCTCGATGCGCACGCGGTTGCCGCCTTCGATGCCGAGCCCACCCGCTGCCGCAGTTTCGAAGAACACCACCGCGTCGTAGCGCTCGAGCTCCTGATCGAGGGACGTGTTCAAGCTCTCGAAGAAGGAGGTCCCGTCATCCGGCCAGTACGCCGCTCCGTCGACGGTGCCGCGGTCGCACAGCAGGATCCGCTCCGGGTAGCGAAAGGACTGCACGTCTTCGAGGTTCCGTTGCACGTGATAGATGGCGGTCTGCACCGATCTCAGGCCGCGCGGCTCGGTACACCGCGGAAATCCGCCACCGAACATGATGGTGGCCGCCTCGGGCACGTTCACGACCTGCTCGCCGAGTTCGCGGCGGAACAAATCCGCGGCTGTCGTCTTGCCACCACCGGGGCCCCCCGTCACCACGATGCGTGTGCGACGCACCCCGTTCTCGTTGACGTGGAGCTTACCCGCCGCTGAATCTTCACTCACCCGGCGAGCTTACCCGATTCGCTCGCTGGGAGGTCTAACGCGCAGATCACGCAAAGCCTGCGTCTGACACCAAGAGCCAGTCAGCGTTGCGCACGCCCTGCGCCAGCAACGGGAGCCCGACCGCGCCGGACGAGGCACCTCACCCCCAAAAACACGAATAGTTTTTGCGCTCCCGCAAGCTGATCGCGAAGCGGTCGCCGCGGTGAGGGCACTTCGGCACGCGGGTTGCTCAGAGCAAGTAAGCCTGGTCGACCGAATCGACTCGAGCGACCAAGGAGGAGGAACCGTGCTCGTCTCTGACATCATGACCCGCAATGTGCTGACCGTGTCGCCCGACGCCAGCGTGCAAGACATCGCCTGGGGATTGCGTATCCGCGGGGTAAGTGGCGCACCGGTCAAGGACGGCGACGGACACCTCCTGGGTATCGTATCCCGCACCGACCTCAACGACCCTAGTCGGGTTGGAGAGTCAGCGCCCGAGAGCAGTCAGACCACCGCTGGCGAGGCCATGACCCCCGCGCTGTTCGCCGTGCGCGATACGGACACCGTACTCGACGCGGCCAAGCGCATGGTGGAGACGGGCACACACCGTCTGGTGGTCGTGGACGCTGACGGCAAGCTAGTCGGCATTGTAACCCCGATGGACGTGCTGCGCTGCTATGTCACCCGCGGCGGCAGCCTCGAGTGAGGCAAGCCACCTCAAGTGAGCCGCGCCGTCACGCTCGCCGCCACTAGAAGAGGCCAAAAAGCCCGCAAATCGGCCCTAATTTCCCCGACGTCGCACCCGGGAGCGCTGGTCCGCCACTTGCTGTATAGCCGGGGTGCGCACGAATCCTCAATGGGTGGGGCGAGTCGCTGCTGGCGTGCTCGCATCGAGTCTTTTTTGGGCGTCCAGCGCGAGCGCTCAAGCAAGCCCTGACGAATCCTATTCCTCCTGGAAATACGGCCCGACTCAGACAGAGAAACCCGCGTCATTCGACGACTTTTCTGGGGGAGAGGACCAACATCGCCTAACGTGGAAGTATCCGCGCTTTGCCGCATGGCAAGTCGGCGTGAGCGTTGCGCAGACCGCAGCCAGCGTTGGGCTCGAGTTCGGGCTGGAGACCGCCGACAGCGGTTGGCGAAACGGCATCTTGATGGATGACACGGCGCGCTCCGGCTTGGTCGCTCATAGCCCTGAGGGGCGCGCCCGCGCCGGCCAGGTCAGCGACATGATGTGGTACTCGACCCAGGGCTTTGCGGTGCTCGACTCCCTGGTCACGCCGCTGGCTGCAGACGCAGGCAACACGGACGTCGCGCTGCAGCTGACGTTGATCAACTGGCAAGCGTTTGGCTTCTCCTTCTTGGCTACGCGCATCCCCGTCAAAGCGGTGGGTCGAGGGCGCCCGAGCCTCAAAGAGTGCGACGCCGACCCCGGGTACGATAAGGCCTGCGATCCAAACGATCCGGGTCGCACCCAGAGTGCATTCAGCGGCCACACGTCGATGACGTTCACCGCGGCCTCACTGATCTGCATGCACCACGCCTACTTGGAGCTGTATGGCGAGCCGGCCCTCGACTACGGCGTGTGTGGCTTGGCGATGGCGAGCGCGACCACAGTGGGCACGCTGCGGATCGTCGCCGACAAACACTGGACCTCGGATGTGCTGATCGGCGCGGGCATCGGCTTGGTGTCGGGTCTCGGCGTGCCCTACTTGTTCCATTACTCCCACACCTTAGAGGCGAAGCCCGCGAGCAGCGTTGAAGTCGCCTTCGCGCCTGTGTTGAGCGAGGACACTCTGGGTGTAGGCGCGAAAGGCTACTTCTAGTTTGATTCCGTAAGGTATCAGGGAGGTCCCAAAAGGATGCGCCCCGCTACGCTGCGGCGGACAAGCAGGTCACTGACATTTCGCCGAGACCAGCGCCGAGTAAGCATCAGGACACATTTCTTGAGCGCAGCTCGCGCACCCGTCGCTCTCCAGGCCACCGATACAGGTCAACCCGCAGCTGCTCAAGCAATCGCGCATGCCCGTGAGCTTCATGGCCACGTTTGGGCACGCATTGTCCCAACACGCTCCCGAGCAGGCGTCGCCATCCGCTGAGCCGCGACAGCCCGCGAGGCAATCGAAGGTCTCGGCGCCCCCGAGCGTGCCCTCGCCGTCCGTGACCCCTTCGTAGCACCACTCCATGGACTGGTCCTGGCGCGGCCAGTACATGCCGACGAACATGCACATCTCGTTCGTGTCTGCGCTCGCCCCGGCAACCACCGAGTTGGCAGTATCGTTCGCAAAATCGCAGGTGTAGGAGATGCTGGAGCCGCCATGGATCAGCCCGCCGCTTGAACCGAAGCTCCGCGGCAACGGCTCTTCCCAGTCGGTGGTGGTGTAGAGCGAGCCTTCCTGCATTGCGGGGGAAGTCGCGTCATCCGTTTCCGCGTGAAAATTCACACCGCGACGGTGCATATGGGACGCCGCGAACGCCAGGGAGATGTCCGACTTGATGGGGCAGGTCAGGCGAGCACTGCCTTGAGCGTTCGGGTTCAGGTGGATCTTCGGGTTGAAGAAGAACAGTACACCGGCCTCCTCACTCACGCTGCTAGCCTCGACGAGCTCGACGTTGAAGTTCATCTTCGCGTCCAGCGCCTGGCTGGTGGTGTTCAGGTAGTGGGCCTGCACCAGCATCAGCTCACCGGGAGATACGTGCATGCCGACACCGTCAGGAAAGTCGAACTCACCGACCTCGGACTGCGCACCGTAGACGATGCCTCGCACCTGACTCATCCAGCTGGATCCAGCGTCAGCACCGCCTTCGCCGCAGGGCGTAAACACGTCCCCGCCTTCGGGCATCTCGGTTAGCTCCGTGCGGAAAACCAAGAAGTGGTGGCTGCCCGGGGTGTAGTCGTGCTCCATGCGGCTGATGGAGAGCTCGCGGCCGTCGTTCGGCATGCGGATGAACTTGCAGAGCTGCACCTCTTCGCCGACTTCGACTCGAGTGCTGAACTCATAGCTCTGACGATCCGTGTCGGACTCCACTGAAGGCTCCGTCGACTCGGAACCACACCCCGCGACCGACACCACGCACCCAACCAACGCCACTCGAGCGAGCCACCTCATACACACCTCACTTTCAGTGATATCACTATCACGAAAGGCCCTGTGCGCAATGGTGGCGACGGCCCCGCCCCCAGCACCGGCGAATTCATCAATTAATTCAGCGCGTTGAAGCTAGTCTTCCGCCGCATGAGCGACTGCGTCCTCGACGATCTGCGCCACGTGGGCGTCCGCCAGGCGGTAGATGATCCGCTTCCCCTCGCGCTCGGAAGCGACGAGGCGCGCGTCTCGGAGCACCCGGAGCTGATGGCTTGCCGCGCTCTGCTCGAGCCCGCAGAGCTCCGCCAGGGCGCCCGCGCTCTGAGGTCCGCGTCGGCAAAGCGCAAGCAGGACCCGAAGCCGCGCCGGATGCGCCATCGCGCTGAGCAAGTCGACCGCGCTCTCCAGGGCGTGGGCCGAGAGCACCCGCGATCCAGTTCCTCGAGGTAACGTCTCACGCTCGGCGCGCAACGCCGTGCGGACCGGCCGCCTCAATGCTCCACCTCGGCCCCTGCCGGCACTGCTTCAAATAGCGCGCACGGCGCGCCACAAGGACGCGGCTCGGTCTGCAGTGTGGTGTGCCGGATCTGGAAGCGGCGGGTCAACAGCTCCTCCACGCGCACCCTCAAATCCGTCGCCGCGACGCGATCGTCGTACACGATGTGCGCCGACAGGATGGGCTCACGCCCGTCCACGGACCAAAGGTGCAGCTCGTGCACGTCGGTCACACCTTCTACTGCCTCGAGCTCGCGCAACACGGCCTCCGCGTCCACGCCAGCGGGCGCGAAGTCGAGCAACACGCGGGTTGCATCCTTGAGCAGGCGCCAGGTGCCCCACAGCACCAAGGCTCCAATCACCAAGCTCGCGATCGGATCGGACAGTGGAAACCCGAGCCACACACCACCCGCCGCGATCACGGCAGCGAGCGACCCGAGGGCGTCGGCCAACATATGCGCCAGAGCTCCGCGGACGTTGAGCCCCTCGGAGTCCGACCGATACAGGTGCCAGGCGCTCCCGAGGTTGATCGCCAAGCCAATCAACCCGGTGATCATCACTGGCCACGGCGCGACGTGCACCGGCTCACCGAGCATGCGCTCGATTGCCTCCCGGAAAATCGAAAAGCACGCCACCGCCAGGATGATCCCGTTGACGAACGCGCCGAGCACCTCAGCTCTCAGCAGCCCAAAGCTGCGTGTGGGGCTCGGCGCGCGCCGCGCAAGAAACGCAACCGCCAGCGCAAGGGACAGAGCACCAACGTCGGTGACCATATGCGCGGCGTCGGAGAGCAACGCGAGGGAGTTGGTCATGAAGCCAACGACCACCTCGATCACCAAGAAGGCACCATTGAGCGCCAAGGCCCACGTCAGAGCCTTGCGGCCGGCGGAGTCCGTCGCGCCACCGTGCCCGTGTCCGTGGCCATGAGAGTGGCCACCATGTGCGTGTCCATGCATGAGAGAACGTTCATATGAACGATTTTTCATGTTTGAGCAAGCGCCAGGGGAAATGCCTGAAACCCCGCGCAGACGCAGCATGGGTACGATTGCCACAGCGAGTGAGCGGCGCGGCTGCTATAGCCGCCCGGACCCATGGATTCCCCTCCACAGTCCACGCGCCCGAGCGTGGCGTCGCTCGAGCAGGCGGCATTTGCAGCGTGGCCAGCTGAACGTGTTAGCGATCTCGAGGGCTGGCGCCTGCGCTACATGCGGGAAGTCACTCGGCGCGCCAACAGCGTGTGGCCCGTCTCCGGAAGCGATCAAGGCAGCGCCGAACTCGAGCGACAGGTCGCCCTGGCGGAGACGTTTTACGAGAAGCTCGGGGCTAGCCAGGTGCTGTTTCAGATGACGCCCCTTGCGGACCCAGGGCTAGACGCGGTGCTAGAGGCGCGCGGCTATCGAGTGGATGCGCCGGTGGCGATCCAAATCGCACCGCTGAGCAAGGTGATCCAACTCACACCCCGCGGAAACGCGTGCGTCGAGCTCTCACCGGGACCGGACTTCATGGAGGTTGCCGTTCAGCGCGGCCGCTTCAAGGACACACCGGAGGAGTTTCAAGGCTTGCTCCAGCGTATCCAGGGGCGCACCGGATTCGGAAGCGTGGAGAGCGACGCCGGCCCCATCGCGTGCGGGCTGGGCGTGTGCGACGGAGACCTGATGGGCGTCTTCAACATGGCGACCGTGCCTGAGGCGCGACGCAAGGGAGCGGCTTCCACACTGCTCGGCGCCTTGTGTCGCTGGGCGGAGCGCCGCGGCGCCAAGTACGCGTACCTGCAAGTCGAGCGAGACAACGTTCCCGCGCTGAAACTCTACGCTCGCTACGGCTTCGAGGAAGTGTACGGCTACCACTACCGCAAAAAGAGCCTGGAGGAGTAGCCCTCCAAGCACGCTTCCCGGGAGGCTCCTCAGGCACTAGAGTCAGCGGCCATGAGCGACGAAGCGGAGGTCCTGAGCGCTAGCATCGAAGCCGCCAAGTCAGGCCGGGCCAAGTGCCGACGCTGCCGTCAGACCATTGCCAAGGGCGAGCTGCGCCTGGGTGAGCAAGTGGATAACCCCTACGGCGAGGGTGACGCGACGCTTTGGTATCACTTGGCTTGCGGAACCATCAAACGCCCTGCGGCGTTTCTGGTTGCTGAGCAGACTTTCTCCGAGGAAATACCAGAGCGTGCTCAGCTCACGCTCCTCGCGCAGGCTGGAGAGCGGCTCCCCTGCCTCTGCCAGCTAGCGGCGATTGAAGCGGCGCCTTCGGGGCGCGCGCGCTGTCAGCAGTGCCGGGAGCTCATCGAGAAAGGCGCACTGCGGCTGGTGCGGCACAACGACGCAGACCTGATGGCAGTGCCAACGAGCAGCTACATCCACCTCGATTGCGCCCTGAAGTACGCTCAAGAGGCCGAAGGCGGAGACGCAGGCACAAGCGCGGCGGATCTACGCGTCCATCTCGAGCATCACCTACAACGACTCGAAGGCGAGCTCGAAGCGAACGCGCGCTCCGCGGTCGAGGCGCTGTTCACTGCAACGGAATCGTGAAGTCGTCCTTCGCCTCGCCAGTCTGATCGATGGCTTGCGCTTTGATCTCGGTCTGGGTGACTTGCACCCAGAGCGCCTCGTTGAACGCGCCCGACGCGACGCGCTGGCTGCAGTACTCGCGATCCACGTGCTCGTCCACGTTGCCGATGGCGCCGCCACCGCCGCCCGTCGTGACGTAAGTGAGGTTGCGTGAGGTAAGCGGAACGGTGAAGCGCTCGTAACCATGCATGTGGCCTTGCAGTACGAGTTGGACGTTGTACTGCTCGAACAACGGTTCCAGGAGGTAACGCTCCGTCTCGAGCGACCCCGTGTCCCCGCACGTGATCAACGGGCGATGCATGTAGACGACGCTGAAGCGGTAGCCCGCCATCTCGCTCTTCTCCTTCAGCTTGGCCGCGAACCAGTCGTACTGAGCGGGGTCCGCGCCGTCTTGCAGCGGGATCTCCGTATCCAAACTGAAGAAGCTCACGCCACCGGTGTCGAAGACGTAGTACGCGCTCGTGCCTTCGAAGCCTGAGTCGCCAAAGAAGCGCGTGTAGTAGGCGTCGTACTCGTCAGGCTTCTCGCTCTCGTGGTTACCAATCGCCGGGAAGAAGCCCCCCTGAGACAACATGGGTTGCATCGAGGGAAACCAAGACGCCCACGTCTCGAGCCCCGACGCGTAGTACTGCAGGTCTCCAGCGTGTACGGAGAAGTCGTAGCCCTTACGCGCGACCTGTTCCAGGATGAGCTCGGTGTTGTCCGTCAACCCGGGGTTGGTGTCGGCGATGGCCATGAAGTTGAAGTCTTCGCCGCTGGCCCTTGCCGTGCAGAAACGCCCGTTGCGAGAGGTGTCCGCCGTAAGCGAGTAGGTGTAGCAGCCCGGAGCCAAGCCGCTCAGCTTCGCCTCGTGCATGTAGTAGGTACCGGGCAAATCGTCGGGTATTTCCGCAGGGATGATGCTGGTGTAACGGTTCTGGATATCGAACGAGGACACGTCCGATTGGAAGGCCTGCTCAGCGCCGCCTGCTTCTGGCTTGAGCTTGAGTTCGGCGCTCGCCCCCTGGTCACAGCTCTCCCAGCGGATCACGGCGGAGTCTCCCGAGATGCGGGTAGACCACGGGCCCTTGCTCACCGCCGCAGTGCAGGTGTCCGAGCTACCCCCGGTCCCACCGGTCGTCGCTCCAGAGCTTCCGCCGGCACCCGCAGCTCCGCTGCCCGCAGTGCCCGCGCTGCCACCCGACCCTCCGGAGCTGCCTCCGCTCTCCGCATCGTCACCGCACGCCACCGCCAACCCGGTGACCCCAAGACACAAGCCACCCAAAGCGACCCAGCGAGCCACCAGGACGCCCGCGCCAGAAAGCCGTTCCATACCGCGGGACTCTACCTAACGACCGTTGGGCTGTCTCCCGGTATCGACCCCACGACTGGAAGCGGCGCTCAGCTTGGTGGACTCGGCTCGGCGAGCCTCGGGCGCTCGGTGAACTTCTGCGCAAGCGACGGAGATAGAGCCGGTGATCAACGGCAATTTTTTTTTGGGGGGGGAGGAGCGGCCGGACGACCGCCGGGACCGACATCATCACGACAAGTGCCCGAGAAGCTTCGGCTCGGAACAGGCGCAGCGGTCCGATCACGCGCGTACTGATGGCAGCTGAAACCGTGAGTGATGCAGAAGGAGGATGTTCGCCTACACCACAAAAGAGGCACCTCGAGCTTACCGCACGGATACGCGCGAGCCCGAAACAAAAAGGCAATCACCGAGTGATTTCTTGGTGGAAATTTAGTCCTACTCCCGCCACAATGCTCTGCGTCACAGCAACGAGCGCCACCCCTCCCTGTGACAAGCTCTGCAACCAACGCCCACCCAGCGTTTCCGCAGGGTTACAAATCTAGAGCTTCGCCCCGCCTCGGGGGCACGCTCATCCAGCGCCAACCCGTGCCCGGGTTCGGCTCCGGCACCCACGGCTAGGCACGCGCCTGCCTTCTCGCGCCGCGGCGCTGCCCGGAGCCCACCCAGACCGCAACCGGACCAGGAGACCAGCCCATGACCACATCCTCCGCTATCGCCAGCTGGGGCCTCGCCATCGCAGCTGCCTTGGACGCTCGCGGATTCGACAGCCGATCGCTCATGCAGCGCGCCGGCATCGAAACCAGCCAGTTGGAGTCCAGCGACCGCGTCCCGCTCGCAACCACGACCAAACTGTGGCGCATCGCCGTCGGCGCCACCGCGGACCCGTGCTTCGGCCTCGCAGTGGCAGAGTACGTGAAGCCCAACACCTTCAACGCTCTCGGCTTCTCCCTCGCAGCGTCCTCCACCCTGCGCGACGCCTTCCAACGCATCGTGCGCTACTTCGGGATGGTCACCGACGCCGCGGAGCTTTCCTTCACTCCTCAGGGTAGCTTCTACGAGCTCCACATCCGAATGGGTGAGCAGCGGATGGCGCCGGAAGCGGTCGACGCGTTGCTCGCAGTGGGGGCGCTGCTGGCCAAGAGCTTGGCAGGGCCGAACGCCAAGCCGCTGAGCGTGGAAGTCGAACGCGCCGCGCCTCAGGCCTGGGAGCGCTTCGCGGACTTCTTCGGTTGCCCCGTACACTTCTCCGCCCAGCGCAACTGCCTGCGCTTCGATCGCGCGCTGTGTGAAGCGCAGCTTCCGCCGGGCAACGGGGAGCTGACCCGGTCGGGCGATCACGTCGCCGAACACTACCTGGAGCGATTTGGTCCCGACAGCTTGGCCCGCAGAGTCCGCGCAGTGTTGGTGGAGTTGCTGCCAGCAGGAGACCCCGGTCCGGCGCGGGTCGCCAAGCGTCTTGGCACCAGCTTGCGCAGCTTGCAGCGCCACCTGGCTGCAGAAGGGACCAGCTACACCGCTCTCCTCGAGCGCGTGCGACAGGAGCTGGCCGAGAGCTACCTCGAGGAAACCGACACCCCGCTTGGCTCCGTCGCGTTCCTGCTCGGCTTCTCGTCGGCGTCGGCATTCAGTCGGGCCTTTCGTCGCTGGAACGAGTGTTCGCCGAGCGAGTACCGGGCGTATCAGACGCGACGTGAGTCCACGCCACCGCCGCTCGAAAACGGCGAGCCAGCGGGAAACAGTGACGTGATGGCCACGGAGGATCGCGTAGCATCCGGTATGTAACGGCGCCCCAGCCGCGCGTTCTACGCCCCAGCTCAACAAGCGGCGGGCATTCGAAGGCGTGCTCCTCTTGAGGGGCTTTGAGCGGCCGAGGCAGTCAGCCTCGGCCGTTCCGCTTTGGATAAGCAGGAACACCGCTCGCGCACCTGCTGCGCCTCGAGCCCGCGCAACCGCGCCTCGAGCCTGCGCAACCGCAACCCGGACATGCACAGCGACACGCCGTACATGCACAGCGCCCGCTCCGGAATGTGGCGCTCTCTGGACGGCGATCGACTGACCGCCACAACTGCTCGAAAGCGCTGTAGCATCATGAGCTATCTCATGACGTCGAAGGTCACGGCCGAGCGCAGGACGAAGCGCGGAGCTACGCGAGGCGCTGCACGCGTGGCGAAAGCAGAGCCCAAGTCGACAGCGACTCGCAAGGCGCCGACGCGTACGGCGAAGGCGTCTGCGCGCAGTGCGACGAAGACTCAAGCGCGGAAACAGGCGAAGGTCAGCGCCGATCAGAGCAAGCCTACGCGCCGCCGCGTCGTAAAAACGCAAGAGAAGGCGGGCCGTGCTTACGGAGGCTTGAGCGCTGCAGAGCGCCGACGCGAGCGCGCAGCGCGACTGTTGGAGAGCGGATTCGAACTGTTCGGCACAGAGGGCTACGCAAACGTATCCATCGAGCGCGTGTGTAGCCACGCAGGCGTTACCGCGCGGCACTTCTACGAGGCGTACGCAACGCGTGAGGACCTGTTGATCGCCGTGCTGAATCACGTCACGACCCAGGTACGCGGGCGCGTTCTCGACGCCCTTGCCATCGAGGTCGACGACGCCCGGCTCCGACCGGTCAATGGCCTGAGCGCATTCTTGGAAGGCTACCTCGGGGATCCGCGGGCCGCGCGCATCGTTTGTCTGGAGACCGTCGGTGTGAGCGCGCGCGTGGAGCGCAAGCGCCGAGCGACAATCAACGAGTTCGCCCGCGTGATCGAAATGGAGGCGCAGAACCAGGCGCGGATCTATCGGGCAGCGCAGCGGGACTTCAGCCTCACCGGCGTCGCGCTGGCGGGCGCCACGAACGAGCTGATCGTGCACAGCTTGCTGAGTCCGACACCCCCGTCCCTGCCGCGCATCCGCCGCGAGCTGCTGCTGCTCTACCTCGGCCTGATCGCTGGCGACGAGATCGCTCGTCGGGATGTCGCTCAGCTGGGGCTTTGAGACGTTAGCCAAACGCCACGGCCGAAGCGCGCGCGTGCGCGCGCAGCCCGTCGCACCGTGAGGCGGTCGGCCCAGCATTCCAACAAGCTAGCTTGTCAGAATACATCGAACAAGAACCCTTGTCTGAAGGGTGTCTGTCAACGGTCGGTCAACGTTACCCAAGCTTGAGTGTCGTTGAGCCAAGCGACGAAGATGTTTGATCTTCACCACCAAGCGCCTCGCTTGCTTTAAACCTCAATCACTCGAAACCGTCGGCATCTGAGTGGATCAGGGCGGTTCGGCCCGAGAGCGCGCGCGTCCGCCAACACTGAAGTGAAGTCGAACGAGAATTCGCGCCGGGGAGGCGCGAACAAGCAGGGGGCGCAGGCATTGCCTCAAGGAAAATCGGGGCTCACGCGAACTCTCGTTAGCCTGAGTGGCTTGGGCGATGCAGCTCGAACGCTCCTCTCCCCCAAAAACCCTCGCGCTACTCAAGTTCCCTGAGGGTTGGGGTCCAGCGTCTGCCAGAACACGACCCGTTTGCCTGCCAGACGCGGCGCTTGCGCAAGCACACCGGCAAAAGCTTTGCCGGTATAGGTCAGATCCAAGCTGAAGCCGGCGCGCGCTTCCATCCAAGCACTCGCGGCGCGACCGGCCCGAGTGGGCAACGCGTAGCCGGAGCCAAGTTGG is drawn from Polyangiaceae bacterium and contains these coding sequences:
- a CDS encoding AAA family ATPase produces the protein MRRTRIVVTGGPGGGKTTAADLFRRELGEQVVNVPEAATIMFGGGFPRCTEPRGLRSVQTAIYHVQRNLEDVQSFRYPERILLCDRGTVDGAAYWPDDGTSFFESLNTSLDQELERYDAVVFFETAAAGGLGIEGGNRVRIESQTEAVALDLKLRRLWSQHPNFTLIPHSPSFLGKITTALSTLQRLVGELARRR
- a CDS encoding transcriptional repressor, with the protein product MAKPAKNQRELRDALRTAGLRATIPRVRVLSALGAASTPLSHGDIADGLAEEGFDRATIYRNLIDLTDAGLVRRSDLGDHVWRFELASGDHHEHDDSHAHFVCASCGAVECLPVESVTLSPGRGAPKALKGSDLEIQVRGLCDSCA
- a CDS encoding CBS domain-containing protein; the encoded protein is MLVSDIMTRNVLTVSPDASVQDIAWGLRIRGVSGAPVKDGDGHLLGIVSRTDLNDPSRVGESAPESSQTTAGEAMTPALFAVRDTDTVLDAAKRMVETGTHRLVVVDADGKLVGIVTPMDVLRCYVTRGGSLE
- a CDS encoding helix-turn-helix transcriptional regulator produces the protein MAHPARLRVLLALCRRGPQSAGALAELCGLEQSAASHQLRVLRDARLVASEREGKRIIYRLADAHVAQIVEDAVAHAAED
- a CDS encoding cation transporter, which encodes MHGHAHGGHSHGHGHGHGGATDSAGRKALTWALALNGAFLVIEVVVGFMTNSLALLSDAAHMVTDVGALSLALAVAFLARRAPSPTRSFGLLRAEVLGAFVNGIILAVACFSIFREAIERMLGEPVHVAPWPVMITGLIGLAINLGSAWHLYRSDSEGLNVRGALAHMLADALGSLAAVIAAGGVWLGFPLSDPIASLVIGALVLWGTWRLLKDATRVLLDFAPAGVDAEAVLRELEAVEGVTDVHELHLWSVDGREPILSAHIVYDDRVAATDLRVRVEELLTRRFQIRHTTLQTEPRPCGAPCALFEAVPAGAEVEH
- a CDS encoding GNAT family N-acetyltransferase, which translates into the protein MDSPPQSTRPSVASLEQAAFAAWPAERVSDLEGWRLRYMREVTRRANSVWPVSGSDQGSAELERQVALAETFYEKLGASQVLFQMTPLADPGLDAVLEARGYRVDAPVAIQIAPLSKVIQLTPRGNACVELSPGPDFMEVAVQRGRFKDTPEEFQGLLQRIQGRTGFGSVESDAGPIACGLGVCDGDLMGVFNMATVPEARRKGAASTLLGALCRWAERRGAKYAYLQVERDNVPALKLYARYGFEEVYGYHYRKKSLEE
- a CDS encoding metallophosphoesterase codes for the protein MRNTWFTLAGIGLVALGFSACSSSGESEGSGGAGSGATAGSGATAGSGASAGSGASAGSSQGGSSGGSQGGSTSGGAGGAGGATTYIPTDMGLRVAFFGDQGLSQDAKDLLTVIRNSDVDMLIHMGDFDYQDNPAAWEKQMKDGLGDIPWFAVVGNHDTSKWTEYQQVIQRELDTISDVNCVGEVGVKHACTYKGFKFVLSGVGLMGSGHEDFLRQELGASTNIWRMCGWHVNQYDMQLGGKGNEAGYGVYQRCQAEGAFIVNGHEHSYARTLTLTDVGNAGHGATGDWDLINLAQGRTYVTVNGAGGIGLRDYEAARHDDDTWWSSGYASNVTINDGVRTASANIGDAAGVVIMEFGVDGDPRKARGEYRTVKGQIIDEWVVTQDPTGYGTNASGSGGTGGTSQGWDPQLCTAFCIKCASCQATPGFDEGDCRYQLSSGFELSDCQLGCAEGKTPSFDPATLPSGYQTMDCTEFDNSI
- a CDS encoding phosphatase PAP2 family protein; this encodes MRTNPQWVGRVAAGVLASSLFWASSASAQASPDESYSSWKYGPTQTEKPASFDDFSGGEDQHRLTWKYPRFAAWQVGVSVAQTAASVGLEFGLETADSGWRNGILMDDTARSGLVAHSPEGRARAGQVSDMMWYSTQGFAVLDSLVTPLAADAGNTDVALQLTLINWQAFGFSFLATRIPVKAVGRGRPSLKECDADPGYDKACDPNDPGRTQSAFSGHTSMTFTAASLICMHHAYLELYGEPALDYGVCGLAMASATTVGTLRIVADKHWTSDVLIGAGIGLVSGLGVPYLFHYSHTLEAKPASSVEVAFAPVLSEDTLGVGAKGYF